A genomic window from Silene latifolia isolate original U9 population chromosome 11, ASM4854445v1, whole genome shotgun sequence includes:
- the LOC141611010 gene encoding inorganic pyrophosphatase 2-like isoform X1 — MEGIVAIFDFDKTIIDVDSDNWVVDELGFTELFNELLPTLPWNTLMDTLMKRMHEQGVTINQIAEVLTRIPIHPRVIPAIKAAHALGYVKIFTILENLNVECWDLFLFRCDLRIVSDANTFFIEIILDHLGLRDYFSEFNTNPSYVDEEGRLRIHPHHDFTKSSHGCCNPCPPNMCKGEVIKRILSEVGNKKIIYLGDGSGDYCPSLKLRDGDHVLPRKDFPAWQLISANPSLIRAKIHEWSDGADLERVLLSTIQDILLTGDYNTMSTSQFLSVDCKLETMPMSSHELPKPLPGRPRHVCSAILHTQYPRTSSFGILPMKMPWESQGSRIMPISYLLRKQPAGLPVYH; from the exons ATGGAGGGAATTGTTGCGATTTTCGACTTTGATAAAACGATCATTGACGTCGATAGTGATAATTGGGTTGTTGACGAGTTGGGTTTTACGGAGCTTTTTAATGAGCTCCTTCCTACATTGCCATGGAACACCCTCATG GATACATTGATGAAAAGAATGCATGAACAAGGAGTTACAATTAATCAAATTGCGGAAGTTTTAACAAGAATTCCGATTCATCCTCGCGTTATTCCGGCTATCAAAGCTGCCCATGCTTTAGGGTACGTAAAGATTTTCACTATTTTAGAAAATCTTAACGTTGAATGTTGGGATTTGTTTTTGTTTAGGTGTGATTTGAGGATTGTTAGTGATGCGAATACGTTCTTCATCGAAATAATATTGGATCATCTCGGGTTAAGAGATTATTTCTCCGAATTCAACACAAACCCTAGTTATGTGGATGAGGAAGGGAGATTGAGGATTCATCCTCACCATGATTTCACCAAGTCTTCTCATGGTTGTTGCAATCCATGCCCTCCAAATATGTGCAAG GGCGAAGTTATAAAAAGGATACTATCCGAAGTAGGGAACAAGAAGATAATTTATTTAGGAGACGGAAGTGGAGACTATTGTCCGTCTTTAAAACTAAGGGACGGTGATCATGTACTACCAAGAAAGGACTTCCCAGCCTGGCAATTAATCTCGGCCAATCCGAGCTTAATCCGAGCCAAGATCCATGAGTGGAGCGATGGAGCGGATCTTGAACGAGTACTATTGTCTACAATCCAAGACATACTCTTAACGGGAGATTACAACACCATGTCGACGTCTCAATTCCTCAGCGTTGATTGCAAACTCGAGACAATGCCAATGTCGTCTCATGAGTTGCCTAAACCTCTGCCT GGTCGGCCGCGACACGTATGCAGTGCCATATTACATACACAGTATCCAAGAACGTCGTCTTTTGGCATACTACCAATGAAGATGCCATGGGAATCACAGGGTAGCAGAATAATGCCAATATCATATCTATTGAGGAAGCAGCCTGCTGGACTACCAGTCTACCATTAG
- the LOC141611010 gene encoding inorganic pyrophosphatase 2-like isoform X2 — protein MEGIVAIFDFDKTIIDVDSDNWVVDELGFTELFNELLPTLPWNTLMDTLMKRMHEQGVTINQIAEVLTRIPIHPRVIPAIKAAHALGCDLRIVSDANTFFIEIILDHLGLRDYFSEFNTNPSYVDEEGRLRIHPHHDFTKSSHGCCNPCPPNMCKGEVIKRILSEVGNKKIIYLGDGSGDYCPSLKLRDGDHVLPRKDFPAWQLISANPSLIRAKIHEWSDGADLERVLLSTIQDILLTGDYNTMSTSQFLSVDCKLETMPMSSHELPKPLPGRPRHVCSAILHTQYPRTSSFGILPMKMPWESQGSRIMPISYLLRKQPAGLPVYH, from the exons ATGGAGGGAATTGTTGCGATTTTCGACTTTGATAAAACGATCATTGACGTCGATAGTGATAATTGGGTTGTTGACGAGTTGGGTTTTACGGAGCTTTTTAATGAGCTCCTTCCTACATTGCCATGGAACACCCTCATG GATACATTGATGAAAAGAATGCATGAACAAGGAGTTACAATTAATCAAATTGCGGAAGTTTTAACAAGAATTCCGATTCATCCTCGCGTTATTCCGGCTATCAAAGCTGCCCATGCTTTAGG GTGTGATTTGAGGATTGTTAGTGATGCGAATACGTTCTTCATCGAAATAATATTGGATCATCTCGGGTTAAGAGATTATTTCTCCGAATTCAACACAAACCCTAGTTATGTGGATGAGGAAGGGAGATTGAGGATTCATCCTCACCATGATTTCACCAAGTCTTCTCATGGTTGTTGCAATCCATGCCCTCCAAATATGTGCAAG GGCGAAGTTATAAAAAGGATACTATCCGAAGTAGGGAACAAGAAGATAATTTATTTAGGAGACGGAAGTGGAGACTATTGTCCGTCTTTAAAACTAAGGGACGGTGATCATGTACTACCAAGAAAGGACTTCCCAGCCTGGCAATTAATCTCGGCCAATCCGAGCTTAATCCGAGCCAAGATCCATGAGTGGAGCGATGGAGCGGATCTTGAACGAGTACTATTGTCTACAATCCAAGACATACTCTTAACGGGAGATTACAACACCATGTCGACGTCTCAATTCCTCAGCGTTGATTGCAAACTCGAGACAATGCCAATGTCGTCTCATGAGTTGCCTAAACCTCTGCCT GGTCGGCCGCGACACGTATGCAGTGCCATATTACATACACAGTATCCAAGAACGTCGTCTTTTGGCATACTACCAATGAAGATGCCATGGGAATCACAGGGTAGCAGAATAATGCCAATATCATATCTATTGAGGAAGCAGCCTGCTGGACTACCAGTCTACCATTAG